The following proteins are encoded in a genomic region of Necator americanus strain Aroian chromosome II, whole genome shotgun sequence:
- a CDS encoding hypothetical protein (NECATOR_CHRII.G6969.T1) produces MVQKHHSGLTAPLAGFGGSRPSNAFTALLEVTKSRPSPRNLSDMETWSRPAAAWAAEWQKAIDGFQITIDSAFPTWAVETAARHGVRCEIRQHSRQQLAPTNLQYLEKKAGTIEILSSDFVFVVKKAFDENWMRIWQKLYIC; encoded by the exons ATGGTTCAAAAGCACCATTCTGGGCTTACTGCTCCTTTAGCTGGATTTGGGGGCTCACGACCATCGAACGCTTTCACGGCTCTATTAGAGGTCACCAAAAGTCGTCCATCTCCAAGAAATCTATCTGACATGGAAACGTGGAGTCGTCCGGCAGCAG CCTGGGCTGCAGAGTGGCAGAAGGCCATAGACGGGTTTCAAATTACTATCGACTCAGCATTTCCCACGTGGGCTGTGGAGACGGCCGCGAGACATGGCGTAAGATGTGAGATCCGGCAACATTCCAGGCAGCAATTAGC GCCAACAAACCTCCAATACTTAGAGAAGAAAGCCGGaacaatagaaattttatCATCCGACTTCGTGTTTGTTGTGAAGAAA GCTTTTGATGAGAACTGGATGAGAATATGGCAAAAACTGTACATCTGCTAG